One Halorientalis litorea DNA segment encodes these proteins:
- the cgi121 gene encoding KEOPS complex subunit Cgi121 — protein sequence MRVVEGLATVEDVAGFVERLGTIGDDHGCVVQAFDARYVVDRAHLERAVELAERERERGAAIADDPGVEILLYAAGRRQISRALEMGVSAGECPVAVVVHGRDEAGAAAAVADLLDPAETLGDYDETLVRAFFDVSERELAATAADLPTLVRERVALLVVER from the coding sequence ATGCGGGTCGTCGAGGGGCTGGCGACAGTCGAGGACGTGGCCGGGTTCGTCGAGCGACTCGGGACTATCGGGGACGACCACGGCTGTGTCGTGCAGGCGTTCGACGCCCGCTACGTCGTGGACCGGGCACACCTCGAACGGGCCGTCGAACTCGCGGAGCGCGAGCGAGAGCGCGGTGCGGCCATCGCCGACGACCCGGGCGTCGAGATACTGCTGTACGCCGCGGGCCGTCGGCAGATTTCCCGGGCACTGGAGATGGGCGTCTCGGCGGGCGAGTGTCCGGTCGCCGTCGTCGTCCACGGGCGGGACGAGGCGGGTGCGGCGGCGGCCGTCGCGGACCTGCTCGACCCGGCGGAGACGCTCGGGGACTACGACGAGACGCTGGTCCGGGCGTTCTTCGACGTGTCCGAACGTGAATTAGCGGCGACGGCGGCGGACCTGCCGACGCTCGTCCGCGAACGGGTCGCCCTGTTGGTCGTCGAGCGGTGA
- a CDS encoding ferredoxin, with protein sequence MRIEYDRDTCIGMFQCVAEWDDFEEDTDAGKAVLADSEERDDGLFVREVPDDAEMDAKFAARACPVDAIAVYDDDGEQLVP encoded by the coding sequence ATGCGAATCGAGTACGACCGCGACACCTGCATCGGGATGTTCCAGTGTGTCGCCGAGTGGGACGACTTCGAGGAAGACACCGACGCCGGGAAGGCCGTTCTCGCCGACAGCGAGGAACGCGACGACGGCCTGTTCGTCCGCGAGGTGCCCGACGACGCGGAGATGGACGCCAAGTTCGCCGCCCGTGCTTGCCCCGTCGACGCCATCGCCGTCTACGACGACGACGGCGAGCAGCTGGTTCCCTGA
- a CDS encoding ATP-dependent DNA helicase: MDVADIPGVPDWLPDYLRADGIESLYPPQAEAVTAGVTEGENLVASVPTASGKTLVAELAMLSHVGEGSGTALYIVPLRALASEKAAEFEAFESYGVDVGVSTGNYESSGEWLSDSDIVVATSEKVDSLVRNDAAWIDDLSCVVTDEVHLVDDGERGPTLEVTLAKLRQLNPGLQTVALSATIGNADELADWLDAELVDSEWRPIELRKGVHYGQALHLEDGSQQELRVHDGESETAAVVRDTLADDGSTLVFVNSRRNAEAAARRLATTTRDALDEEERTRLAEVAADIRDVSDTETSEDLADAVADGAAFHHAGLAADHRSLVEDAFRDRLIKTVCATPTLAAGVNTPSRRVVVRDWRRYDGSTGGMAPLSVLEVHQMMGRAGRPGLDPYGEAVLLANNHDELDELFERYVWADPEPVRSKLAAEPALRTHLLATVASGFASSRGGLLEFLERTLYAAQTAERDRLEGVTDDVLTYLERNEFLTREAQSASERSSDGDQLQATGLGHTVSRLYLDPMSAAEIIDGLRDADDRPSALGLYHLVARTPDMYELYLRSGDDEEYTMLAYEREEDFLGAMLSEFEEGRFEDWLAALKTARLLEDWASEIEEDEITDRYGVGPGDIRGKVETAQWLLGAAESLAGELGLDCVPAIREARTRVEHGVRAELVDLAGVRGVGRKRARRLYDAGIRTRADLREADKAVVLGALRGREKTAENVLENAGRQDPSMDGIDPADVAGVEDTAAGSDAAEGPAGTADSEDQSSLGDF; this comes from the coding sequence ATGGACGTTGCGGACATCCCGGGGGTGCCCGACTGGTTGCCCGACTACCTGCGGGCCGACGGCATCGAGTCGCTGTATCCGCCACAGGCCGAGGCCGTCACGGCGGGCGTCACCGAGGGCGAGAACCTCGTCGCCAGCGTGCCGACGGCCAGCGGCAAGACGCTCGTCGCGGAGTTGGCGATGCTGTCCCACGTCGGCGAGGGGAGTGGGACCGCGCTGTACATCGTTCCCTTGCGCGCGTTGGCGAGCGAGAAGGCCGCCGAGTTCGAGGCGTTCGAGTCCTACGGCGTGGACGTGGGCGTCTCGACGGGCAACTACGAGTCCAGCGGGGAGTGGCTGTCGGATTCGGACATCGTAGTCGCCACGAGCGAGAAGGTGGACTCGCTCGTGCGCAACGACGCGGCGTGGATAGACGACCTCTCCTGTGTCGTGACCGACGAGGTGCATCTGGTCGACGACGGGGAGCGCGGCCCGACGCTCGAAGTGACGCTGGCGAAACTCCGGCAGTTGAACCCCGGCCTGCAGACGGTAGCACTGTCGGCGACCATCGGCAACGCCGACGAGCTCGCCGACTGGTTGGACGCCGAACTCGTGGACTCGGAGTGGCGACCCATCGAGCTCCGCAAGGGCGTCCACTACGGGCAGGCACTCCACCTCGAAGACGGGAGCCAGCAGGAGTTGCGGGTCCACGACGGCGAGAGCGAGACGGCCGCCGTCGTCCGGGACACGCTCGCGGACGACGGGTCGACGCTCGTGTTCGTCAACTCCCGGCGCAACGCCGAGGCGGCGGCCCGCCGGTTGGCGACGACGACGCGGGACGCGCTCGACGAGGAAGAGCGGACACGACTGGCCGAGGTGGCCGCGGACATCCGCGACGTGAGCGACACCGAGACGAGCGAGGACTTGGCCGACGCCGTGGCCGACGGGGCGGCGTTCCACCACGCGGGGCTGGCCGCCGACCACCGCTCGCTGGTCGAGGACGCGTTCCGTGACCGCCTCATCAAGACGGTGTGTGCGACGCCGACGCTCGCGGCGGGCGTCAACACCCCCTCCCGCCGCGTCGTCGTCCGGGACTGGCGACGCTACGACGGGTCGACGGGCGGGATGGCCCCGCTGTCGGTGCTGGAAGTCCACCAGATGATGGGACGGGCCGGCCGGCCGGGGCTGGACCCGTACGGCGAGGCGGTCCTGCTCGCGAACAACCACGACGAGCTCGACGAACTGTTCGAGCGGTACGTCTGGGCCGACCCGGAGCCGGTGCGGTCGAAGTTGGCCGCCGAACCCGCCCTGCGGACCCACCTGCTCGCCACCGTCGCCTCCGGCTTCGCGAGTTCCCGCGGCGGCCTGTTGGAGTTCCTCGAACGGACGCTCTACGCCGCACAGACCGCCGAGCGCGACCGGTTGGAGGGGGTGACCGACGACGTGCTGACGTACCTCGAACGGAACGAGTTCCTCACGCGCGAGGCACAGAGTGCCTCGGAACGGTCGAGCGACGGCGACCAACTACAGGCCACCGGCCTCGGCCACACCGTCTCGCGGCTGTATCTGGACCCGATGAGTGCCGCCGAGATTATCGACGGCCTGCGGGACGCCGACGACCGGCCGTCGGCACTCGGTCTCTACCACCTCGTCGCGCGCACGCCGGACATGTACGAACTGTACCTGCGCTCGGGCGACGACGAGGAGTACACGATGCTGGCCTACGAGCGCGAGGAGGACTTCCTCGGCGCGATGCTCAGCGAGTTCGAGGAGGGGCGATTCGAGGACTGGCTCGCGGCACTCAAGACCGCACGGTTGCTCGAAGACTGGGCCAGCGAAATCGAGGAAGACGAGATAACCGACCGCTACGGCGTCGGCCCGGGCGACATCCGCGGGAAAGTCGAGACGGCCCAGTGGTTGCTGGGTGCGGCCGAGTCGCTGGCGGGCGAACTCGGACTCGACTGCGTGCCCGCCATCCGCGAGGCGCGCACGCGGGTCGAACACGGCGTCCGGGCGGAACTGGTCGACCTCGCCGGTGTCCGGGGCGTCGGGCGCAAGCGTGCCCGGCGGCTCTACGACGCGGGCATCCGCACCCGCGCGGACCTCCGGGAAGCCGACAAGGCCGTCGTGTTGGGCGCGCTCCGGGGCCGCGAGAAGACGGCCGAGAACGTACTCGAAAACGCCGGGCGGCAGGACCCTTCGATGGACGGAATCGACCCGGCTGACGTGGCGGGCGTCGAGGACACGGCGGCCGGGAGCGACGCGGCGGAGGGTCCCGCCGGGACGGCCGACAGTGAGGACCAATCGAGCCTCGGTGATTTCTGA